In Engraulis encrasicolus isolate BLACKSEA-1 chromosome 2, IST_EnEncr_1.0, whole genome shotgun sequence, the sequence gcctcctccacttgcctcctccacttgcttctcgtcatgatgacatcactgacaacagcattatatttcaatatcttgcaaaagctcaattgtaaagtctttttctcatttgcaattgggatggtgaatgaaaaacagtccctcaaaagttgttgtggcgaggctgacagctgggaaactttatcgttttctccagaggaggaggggccaggaggcgggacgaggagacaagcacaagtggaggaggcaaggacacatattgggatgcacccactgtcTCCCACTTCAGTCAGTGGTTAATGCAGTGATTCTCacacttttcgtgccattccccccttcagaggaagggtgtctgtctgcgcccccctcgagcaaagtggttacgaaaatacaaataaataggccttcgtaaagtttataaGAGCcttatatacacgtatatggcctatgatgttctctaaatattagtgaataagttcataaatatattgtgattgtaaagtgaatgtcttgacttaatggcaaagcagaaaagtattaaaaataaaaatcttctgacttcacgcaccccccctccaatacctccgcgcccccctagggcagcttccgccccactttgagaaacactgggttaatgGATCTCTATCAGGGAGACCTCAGACAAACTCCATTGTATGTTAATATAGAAATATCTCTTATTCAGTcattgaaaaagtaaaaaaaaaaaaaaaaacttaaggtGACTTCTTCTGTCATGTCTTTTTACGAATGCAATTATAAGGAGTCAACTGCGAATTTTAACGCAATTCACTGTACTCTTACGACAAGTCCAAAAGCTCTCTGTGACAGCAAATGGTGCTTCTTCCATGTCACAGCAGGCCACCCAGCTAGCCGGGCCTTATTCCAGATCATGTCCCCCGTCCTCGCCACACTTTTACCAGTTCTGTTGATGATTTTGCTGCAGCTGTCTGGTTGGGTTGAAAAATAGTGTTGTGTCCACTATTTTCACCTTATTGTGATACCCCCTTTCCACCAAAAGTGCAACCTGTTTTCATTCAAAACAGCTTTGTGTCATCCTGACTTGTCACCATACAGACCCACCCAGGCAGCTGAGGCTGATGTTGCTGTGCATTActccacacagacaggcatgtgtAAATACCAATACATTATCATTTCATTTATcttaaaaatgtgttattttattgATGATAACCATTCATTCCACAACTTCAAACAGACCCAAACAGCAGTAAACAACACCGTAAATAACCACCTGTGTAGAGGGTGGCATTATGAACTGTGTAATCCATGAGCTATTTATAGAAATCACTTAGTGAAGTGCACGTCATTcctacacagagtacacacataaGGGTACTGCACCTGTGTTGGTCTGGTTGATCTAGTCAATTTTTGTTATGTAAATCTttttccagtaaaaaaaaaaagctttaaaaaagTTAAATTCCCTTTCATTCAGAAAATAAATTATGTGTCATGAACACTTTCAATTTAGACAATGGTTGCCTAATACATTCTCAGTGAATATGTATCCCAGACAGTGAAtgattgtactgtatattatgaCAATATGAGTTTATGTAGATTATTTTGTATTAATACAAAACAACCTAAATTATCTTAGTATGGATGAATAGAAAATACCACATAAATGGAATACTGTCGAGGGACATGTTGCATGCAGAGCTGTGGCTGATAAAGGCCAAAATACTCCGCTCCTCTGTGATCCAGAGTTTCCAAGGGGAATGTTTTCAACATGCATTTTCCGTTCCCCGAGCACTCAGGGAAAATCACATGTATGAACATGCTACattgcagaaagacagacaaaatgaCCAGCATCAGTCCATCGTACAGTTGAAGAAGGGATTTTAGTTCAGAGCTCTGTGTAACTTTGTCCTCTGTGTAACTTAATCATTTTAAGTTACATggtcctagcctgataaaccagactaaatgtgagattggatgtggtTAACATggtcctcctttcttcttccttcAGAACAATATCTTTTCTCCACATGAACGCATCATAGTGTGTGTTTTGGATGGTGGTAGCATGGTAACAGATCGTCAGGTGGAGTGGAACAGAAATCTTTGTCTGTCAGGATTGCATGTTGGGAAGAGGAGGCATCAGATATCTCCTTGGTGACCTTCTCTGACCTTAGCTCTGAAAAGCGTGACAGGAAAGAAGCATAAACGTCAGAGCATGACAAATCAGCCATCTGAATAACTAATAAACAGAAAACAATAGTAGAAAACAGTAAAACAAAATGTACCTCCATATACCAATTCTGTGTCACCATGCCTTGGTGAGTCTAATGACCAGTATCTGCCAAACGTttctccaggtgctggtgatgttgcTTATCCAGTAGGCCTGAAGATCTGGGACAGGCTTGTCGATGCAGTTCATAATGTCCATCTGAAATAGGCAGTGATTCATGTCATTCAACCAaatgtttttttggtcttttatgactatATTTAGTAGTTAGTATAgtgcgagagagacaggaaacgagtggggagagagatgagggaaggaTCGAGATGACCCgggtcagaatcaaacccgggtcgccggtgtagcaggccagtgccctaccgttagatcCACGGTAGGGCCACCAAAATGTACAAGTGTGATCACATCTGGTTAAAATGAGAGCTTACATGACTATGAATACCATTGCCTAGAGTgccagtgtaactgaggtcatctgcacTAGCTCTACACTTGGTGTTCGAACCTgcgacctaccagtcaacgctccagtctCGGCATGGGAGACACAGCACGATACTACtgaactaaaggaccagtccgatagctcagcactaacgatactgtatgaggctttgggagggaggtttacttacATTCTACCGCTGAGCTCTATGAGCTGACATCCGTCACACTCACCCCcataaacctcactcccatcctgggTCTATGGCACCAGTGGAACAAGTCGTCTGTGAACCacaacctaccagtcaacgcaCCAGTTCGGGCATAGCAGCCAAAGCAGCCTGGCATGGCAGGCATAGCagccataccagagattctttaagtatatagagatatgccaacataataggtttctattctgccctacaatatcagaacgcagtatcttgaaaatggtcgaaaatgggtttagaccggaaattggctttaaaataccttctttttcttgtgttaacattttttggcccaacttggtcccgtttcggaaaaaaacgcaaaaaactgattatactgcgctttttggttttaggaggttacgtgttACTAcgcaagaacgcagtataatgcgaattatactgcacttctccattgacaccgtggttttggtgtagacagtaataccacaacagagcgcagtataatgatttttcagctaaaaagtaatgagaatgttgttttttttgcttttttcttgcgtgcataaattttcaccataaaaaagtattatatggaagtgtcatcaccactttacctccaacacagtcgcgtggacagaaaggaaactttaaagccttttttctcagtttggcattttgaattatactgcgttctgaaattgtagggcagaatgggcattgggcacctaacatgaccaggttccggtctgcctaaaggggcgtgtcataatgctcctagcattgaatagaacagtccttaggtctgcctaggtttgcctaaagggggatttcccccccttccccttgcaataatagaacccggaaacaatgggccaatggaacctctctctctctctactctctctggccatacTCTACTAGCTGACATCCGTAAACCTATAAGGACCGACCCAGACACTACAGTATACATAGGCCTGTGGAGTAGCGGAtgcttctcctgccaggataacgTTTGCGGTTGGAGTGTTGGTGGTTGAAGGGTTGAAGTAACGCCAGTTGGAACTCGGATGTATCAAAAATATAAGGCCATTTTTATTCTCACcacgacagaaagaaaacgtgcacGAGGGCAACAGAAAATAATCATACACTGAAGGCGACTCAATCATGAAAAATAAACTACAGTGGTTCCAAACAGCGATACTCGATACAAACTCTGCTTACTCTGGTTCACAGCAGGTTTTACATGgcacatttcgaagtcagcttctgccagtaatCACAGCTGCTTCTCTGTTCCTaactctcccaaaccccaactaACACTGGATTTTAGTACACCCTTCAATACGGGCAAACAATTATTCAATCAACATCTCAATTGGTCCACACATCTAGACCGTCTCAGAATCAGCTGCAGGTTAACGCAATGCAATTAACGTAACAAAAACAGTTGCCCTCTGCACATATCCCACAATCCCAAGATCAGACACAAAATATACAGTTgccaaatgaaaataaaatacatttaaacatCCCGCCAAACAATCTTCTCCCCAAAGTCACAGATGGAAATTGTCGTGCTGAAGCGGTGCACGCTTCCGCCTCACAGTGAGACTTTGACGTGCGTGCGGGCCAGTGcgagtgtgtggatgcgtgtgtgcatgtgtgtgctccgcgatgcacattgaagaaagttcagttcaacataacACAATGTCCCATGTCAATACCAGTTCACAAAATATTAAACGCATTTTAGGAGAGAAGTCTTGCCAGTGTAGCATAGTGAGAAGGTGGAAGAATTCTCCTTCTCACAAGgccctacagtatacagtacatgtagtgaTAGGGACAGGAGGGGAACACAACCTCGAAACATAAAATATGAACTGAGTGTTGTATAAATAAAGTTTTCACACTTAATAATCAGGGAAATACCATTACATTTCATATGCATATAATTCTTATATACATTTCATATGCATATCATTTCTTATTTATAccttaaaaggttttttttcgcctttatttctgtcaggatagtggaggagagacaggaaataagtggggagagagagacggggaaggatcggcaaatgacccaggccggaatcgaacccgggtcgtcagCGCAGGACCATGCATATCATTTCTATATATATTGAATAAGCATAGCTGGTGCACTGGTACATAGCACCTTTTAGTTCTAGTGCACTACACCCACAACATGAATAGGCCCACCACTGACTCACCCATCCGCCTCGGTGTAGGAGCCATGGAGACAGGTACTTGTAGGTGAAGACTCCCATGCTGTCCACGATGGCGTAGATCATGGCTGTCTGACCCTGGTAGACGCAGTCCACCGCCAGAGCCCCGGCCAGTGCGTAGATGGCCACCACTTTACCCCACGTCACGCCTGCAGAGACATGACCCAATGAGTTTCAATATGGTAACCGAGATATGTGCCACGTGCCACCAGTGCAGCAAAGTGGGATCAGGTCTGGTCTCCTTATTGGATGTGATTTTctattgaactccattcattcttctggtctcctaaagggactGCCATAAgatggctgccataggattgcagtTTAGAACCTTAAGTCACATGGATTCCTGGGGAAAAAAAGCTGTACGAACAATCTTTACATTATCAATCGTCTCTGACAGTACAGTACCATCATGCCAGGTTATACTGAAGGCCATGGCTCTGGTTTAGTACATTCCAAACCCATTTACAACCCCAGaaacccatttaaaaaaaaaaacatttgaaaaaaatatgggtAAAAAAATGAACTGTTTGCAGCATGTCATGCTGCCATGTTTAAAACAGGAGGGCTGGGCAAACTTCTACCAAGTGGTTAATACCATGCGTATCGACAATGATTAGGTGTTGGGTCATTGGCCAAAGTAAATACTCGTCCATCAAAGACAATGAGCTTAAAAGATTATCAAAGAACATGGTCTAATGAGACCACGGGCTGGGTGAGCAGGTTCAAGATCGTACAGCACTGGCACAAGCTTGGTCTAGGTCAGAAATGTataactcaggcccgggggccaaaatTGGCCTGCAATAAACCAGTTTATTCGGCCCACGtttgaaatgtgtattacagttggcccacacatgcaccattaatgtatagagtACAAGACTTGAACATTATGGTGGGTCATAATATTTGCAGATACATTTGAAATACTATATAtgatgtgaaagagtgtgtgtgtgtgtgtgtgttcgcgactTTGTTCTAgagtttgattttggccctcagtcaatttgagtttgacacccctgttctaggtGATGAGGTAATGTATGCTGCCGGTAAGACTTTTTCTCCGATGTGAACTGCAATGCAAGGCTTTGGGTCAGGCATAGGAAAGAACTGTTGTGTGCTTTGTTCACCTGAAGTgaacacaatgagagagagagagagagagagagagagagagagagagagagagagagagagagagagagagagagagagagagagagagagagagagagagagagagatgtcatagGAAGCCACAGACTGTCAACACAACTACTAAATGTGTCCAATTTGACAGCAGATTTCACTGCTGACACAGCTACAGTAATGAACATAGTTAAGGTCTATGGTCAGtaattaaaggagcactcctgcccattttaatatgctgttgtattgctcatgctacccttggcCTTGAcccggtgacgctgcattttttCCGGTTCGACACAACTACCAACACTGTTAGACGCTTACCTTATGACCAATGTTTGTAAGAGTGGTTTGTAGCACATGTTTTAAGATCACCATGTTTTTTCTTGAGTCTCACCCTTTGACATCCCTGGTAGTCCAGTTTAGCTAGTGAGTGTGTTCATTGACCACCAGAAGTCATTTTAATGGCAAAACATTCACTTGCTGTTAGAATATCCACATGGGATGCTTGTTTGGTTGTATTTGTTTTGTAGATCACAAAAAATACTAGCCTTTACTCTACCTCACAACCTTCAATTTGTTCAACCTACTTAATATAAAAAATTGAATGCACCGTAGTGCATGCCTAATGTCAGACAAGTTTACTTCAGCCATGCCTGCGATGAACAACGAGCATTCGTAGTAGGCTTACATCCAGCAGAACTGATGAACCTACTTGGGGAGCTATCAAGTTCCAAGAGGTCCAGTTAATTTAACCTACATCTAAACTAATTGAATAACATGACCTGGACAATGGAAACTCCTCAAAGACGCAAGTAAGTCGTGTCTCCCCTGATCTCTCTGTTGTCTGGCCTGGTTTGGAGACGCTGTGAGTACAGCCTGTCCTGGATTTGCTCTTGCGGCTGATGGTCAGCATCACACCTGACAGAGATTAACACTCTCTGAGGCACTTTCTTCTCACGACTCTACTTTGACCTGATGTGTTGACTTGGTTTGATTTGGGTTTTTGAACAGTGACAATTGTTACTCAGCCCTAAATGAGATTTAGTAATTTTATGACATGGAAACACAACaatcattcatacacacatgcacacactttcagCTTCTGTGGGGTCTTACCTGAGGCTGTTATGTCCATTGCAAGAGTGAAAAATGCGTCTGCCACCACATTCTCCACGTCTAACTGAATGTTCATCTGCTTTGCTATGTCACGGTACATGTATGGGCACAGGCTTTCCATTTCATCACCTGTCGATAAAGCAGACAGCCATGCTCAGGTTTAATATCTGACTGGCCTTTAAACTGGTTAGACAAACACATCACCCAACAGATTTTCCCTGGTTTCCCTGTCCTATCAGGTTATTTCATATCGCAATTGAAACTGGTCCATTACAAAAAGTAATTGTCTTCAATTTAAACAACATTTGGTCTATaggtgggtgtgcttgtgtgtgtgtgtgtcagacttacTCAACTTCAGCAGCACAGCGAAGACTTCTTCAGGGGTTCCACTGGACTTGAGATGTTCATATTCCGTAACTGGCAAGATTAACTCTTCTTCAGCCAGTCTTGCATAGATGTACTCTATACAAATGGCCTTGGACTGAAACACAATTGTTCGAGTTTGGTCAAGTTCCTCAAAATGAAGAGGTGACATCTTCCAAAGACACACTTGACTTGGTTAAGCCTCAGTGGAAGATGCAGACAGCCTCAGACAACACAAGAAAAACCCCCACTGGTTTTCATTGTGAAAGAAAAAGTTTTTAAGTCCAATCGAAAAGAAGAATTGGTTGCCCTAATGGAGAGGCAACCACAATCCATGACCAACTGCGACACATGATGGCTTTCTTGATTTGTAGACATCCAGTGATCTTTCAGGATGCCTGTGAATAGGCTTGATAGTCATTGAAGTAAAAGAATACAAAATTAAAAAGAGAAAAGTAAGAGAGGTCGAGCCACGAGCGAGAGTTCCTGATCTTCTGAGTAAGACGTCTTCAGTCTAACAGGCAGGCAGTCCACCTGAATGACATAAGAGAGATTTAGGTTGATCCTCGTTTAAACGAGTTAGCCTTTCTGTGAATGGGAAGGCTTACAGCAAGTGCGCATCTACCTGGGACAGCCTAATCTCTtctaaatatagcctacaagGCTAAGCAAGAATGACTAATGATATGAATATTAAATGCTtgatataaatataataataataatagtaataatgtatAGTTTGTTAAAGTTATTAAATGCATGTTATATAcgcaacataataataataataataataataataataataataataataataataataggaagaagaaaaaataactatgGTCTACACATGACGCAAGTCTTTTGCAATTAGATGATTTGTTTAGGCCAAAataataaaattattattattaataataaaatcaaCATTGGCTTACCTTTCACATCAGTCATATCCTGTGATGGATTCTTTTTTTTACGTagcaagcaaaaaagaaaaacaaacaaaagctacTAGACTGTGATAATAATGTGGACTCACTGACAGTAGGCCATTTATGGCATTATACAGTATTTAGAGCAGCTGGCATAGTGAGGAAGGCCAATGGCTAACCGCCCTGAAGCAGCCATTTGGGGAAAATACATCTGGACGCTATAAGGATTAAAGTAGTAGCTCATCTATAAGCACAGTCCAATTTACTACATCACGTCTTCCTCTATCAGATAATAGAATGCATCAAATTTCCAACAGTTCTAACTGCTGCATTCCCAGTAATTCAgacagggccactgctaaggttttgggggccctaACCATAACTGGGCAGGAGGCcgccctcataattaaataaataaatagtagtaataataataacaataacaataataataataataataataatgtataagAAATGCATAGCACAGCTAAAAGTTAGATTTAGATTTACTAGGTTTACTACATTTACTTGGTGCTGGAAAATGTTTAGTTGTTATAAATGTAAAATGTAActaaataaatgtaaaataaatgtaataaatgtTATAGATTAATAAAAAgcctaataaatatgttttgttaagTAACTTTCTTTAAACTTCATGACGTTTCTTAGTcactcaatttaagaggcccacATTTTTGGAGAAAGGTGGTTGTTAGTGCCCTAAGCACTTGTtagtgccctaagcactctgcatactctgcttatttCTAGCAGCAACCCTGATCATCAAAGGTGTATATTTGGctttgaaagtggtggggacattatggTAAATTGTCTGGGTCAATTATTCATTCTATACTATTTTTGGAAAAGGTGGTGGGGATAAGCTAACTTCATCTCAAAAGGAGTATGGACATGTCACcgccaccatccacacctaaaagtACATCCATGCTGATCATGTTCAGCTCCGACCTTGGGACTGTTCCTGATGAGGACGCATGCCCCCCAACAGACCTCTAGAGGGCAGTAGCAGCTTCAGTCTTCCAAGGCTGTGCACATGACTATGCAGTCTGTACCACATCAGCCAATATCCCTGATAGAAGAAAGGAGAACTGGAGCAGCATAGCTTAAGATATGGACACGAGCAGGCCACACGAGACGCCATCACCATTCACACCTTCAATCATTATTAATTCAGATCAAGTATTTGAAACATCCTCCTTAGCCGTTTTGTAGAATTCAACCGACTCATCCCTTCAGGCGTTTCTGTTCAGTTCAATCAGTGTGGTGTCCAGACAACACATACGAAACTCCCAACAAATGCATGTTAACTTGTGAGGCTTTTTATTTACTCTATTTTAAACGCCGCCTTGTATTTTCGCCTCATCCCGAATGAAGGCAACCAAAGCACTTTGTCCATACTTAA encodes:
- the LOC134464048 gene encoding bcl-2-related ovarian killer protein homolog B-like — protein: MSPLHFEELDQTRTIVFQSKAICIEYIYARLAEEELILPVTEYEHLKSSGTPEEVFAVLLKLSDEMESLCPYMYRDIAKQMNIQLDVENVVADAFFTLAMDITASGVTWGKVVAIYALAGALAVDCVYQGQTAMIYAIVDSMGVFTYKYLSPWLLHRGGWGVLKSSVSWGLGELGTEKQL